The following coding sequences lie in one Amblyraja radiata isolate CabotCenter1 chromosome 20, sAmbRad1.1.pri, whole genome shotgun sequence genomic window:
- the lin7c gene encoding protein lin-7 homolog C yields the protein MALLMEPIRLDRDVSRAIELLEKLQRTGEVPPQKLQALQRVLQSEFCVAVREVYEHVYETVDINSTPDVRANATAKATVAAFAASEGHSHPRVVELPKTDEGLGFNIMGGKEQNSPIYISRIIPAGIADRHGGLKRGDQLLSVNGESVEGEHHEKAVDLLKAAHGTVKLVVRYTPKVLEEMESRFEKMRSAKRRQQINY from the exons ATGGCGCTACTGATGGAGCCGATACGGCTGGACCGAG ACGTGAGTCGAGCTATTGAGTTGCTGGAGAAGTTGCAGCGGACTGGGGAGGTGCCTCCGCAGAAGCTGCAGGCCTTGCAGCGAGTGCTTCAGAGTGAATTCTGCGTTGCCGTGCGGGAA GTTTATGAGCACGTTTACGAGACTGTGGATATTAACAGCACTCCCGATGTGAGGGCCAATGCCACAgcaaag GCAACAGTGGCGGCGTTTGCTGCCAGTGAGGGCCACTCTCACCCAAGGGTGGTGGAATTACCCAAAACCGACGAAGGACTCGGGTTCAATATCATGGGAGGAAAAGAGCAAAACTCTCCCATATACATCTCCCGCATCATCCCTGCCGGCATTGCAGATCGACACGGTGGCCTGAAACGTGGCGATCAACTCTTGTCAGTAAATGGAGAG AGTGTGGAAGGGGAGCACCATGAAAAAGCAGTTGATCTTCTGAAGGCTGCGCATGGAACTGTCAAGTTGGTCGTCAGATACACACCGAAGGTGCTGGAGGAAATGGAGTCACGGTTTGAAAAAATGAGATCAGCAAAACGCAGGCAGCAAATCAATTACTAA